In Spodoptera frugiperda isolate SF20-4 chromosome 12, AGI-APGP_CSIRO_Sfru_2.0, whole genome shotgun sequence, a single window of DNA contains:
- the LOC118262301 gene encoding carboxypeptidase O-like, translating to MLIKHHDFYILPMLNPDGHDYSMKELVWSRNRRIYFPKKKCNENITAIGINLDRNWYFSKETLIKNEECDSVFSGYKSLSEEENMRLAIFLNRKALDILAFINLRSFDDLVTIPYGYTTDQANNYPILMEIITSVYEKVKEEHNKTFFYGATSSYFYNYTGNVADWVKKKLNTPIVYTIYMKNIDYLYASPEDIQPMTDQFSTMIKEILLLGNSIYSPLFSNQSRHCLQVIVILVNIMCTITL from the exons ATGCTGATAAAACATCATGATTTCTATATTCTACCAATGCTTAATCCTGATGGTCATGATTACAGCATgaaa GAATTGGTTTGGTCAAGAAATAGAAGAATttattttcccaaaaaaaagtGTAACGAAAATATAACTGCCATTGGTATAAATTTGGATAGAAATTGGTATTTTAGCAAAGAAACATTAA taaaaaatGAAGAATGTGATTCAGTCTTCTCAGGTTATAAATCCTTATCTGAAGAAGAAAATATGAGAttggcaatttttttaaatagaaaagcTCTTGATATCTTGGCTTTCATCAATCTCAGATCTTTCGATGACCTTGTGACCATACCCTATGGGTATACTACTGACCAAGCCAACAATTACCCTATTTTG ATGGAAATAATAACTTCGGTGTATGAAAAAGTAAAAGAGGagcataataaaacatttttctatgGTGCTACTTCTTCCTATTTCT ATAATTACACTGGTAATGTAGCTGATTGGGTTAAGAAGAAATTGAACACACCTATTGTCTACACCATATATATGAAGAATATAGATTATCTTTATGCTAGTCCTGAAGATATACAGCCAATGACTGATCAGTTTAGTACTATGATAAAGGAGATTTTACTCCTTGGAAATAGTATCTACAGCCCACTATTTAGTAATCAGAGTAGACATTGCTTACAAGTTATTGTAATACTCGTAAATATTATGTGCActataacattataa